The Belonocnema kinseyi isolate 2016_QV_RU_SX_M_011 chromosome 2, B_treatae_v1, whole genome shotgun sequence nucleotide sequence tttttttaagaatataacgCCTGATTTtgctcaactttaaaaaatatatatttaatgttcgctcaaggtcagttttattcaaagtgcttgttcctggataaatttactcttattgtttccgcttTTCGTTATGTCGCTCATTGATtctgtttttcatagaaaacattttaatctgggtttttcatatttataaaattataattacaggTCATTCAGGGTAATTTTCCGTGCAAAATATTGACTTATAAAGAATATTTGGTCAAActatagaatggatttcttcacccaaagatataaacttgaattgtactatagtaaaaacaactggaaaaaattagacgtaagcgaaatttaaaaaaaaacctaagccgacctataaatattcatttttccccgaaacattaaaaagaaactcTTCGAAACGCTTTTATTGCAACaagtttattaaagaaaaagaaaaagtatcATAATGTTTACAtacatttctcaaaataaaaaattagcaacaagatttgtagaaaatatcttaaagaataaaataatttccccagaagttagaaccgaaaaattatcattaaaaaaaaagtcgttcTAAATTGAGCCAGACTCGCGACCAGGAAAAATCGCGAGAAgaaagtgaatttcaaaattgaacgtagtaaaaaattgaaaatagtgacACACGTGTGAACGGTCGATTGAGTCAatataaattattccatttttaacatattcaatttggaaattgaataaaaaacatccattttcaatagtaaacaagtaaaaaatgaattgtcaccatttcagagtgataaatttaaactttgattgttgcaattataatttttctactttgttatttgtaatttgaaagtaaaagtattgtattttgattttcaaataatagttgaaaaatgtttaatttagaaaaaaaatcgaataacccgtacgtttttgaatgtttgaaattaaagaaaaaaattgaactcaagaatttttaaagattaaaaattttttttaagatttataggaagatttaaaataatcgtttatttcaaaaaagtccaTAActtaaagagaatgtttaaaaatattctaaaacatttcaaaacatttacaacattgcaaaaaaatctggaagctcttgaaacaatgttgtgtgcaggattttacaaaactgttagaaaaaaatggaatccgtttaaaagatatttaaaagttatgaaaaatttcaaaaattattttaaaagttttgaaataatttaaaagaaaattaatacctttgatggtttcaaaattaaatgttgactttttattttgaaaaaggagCTAGAAAAATATGAGAccactgaaaaaattccgaaagcgatgaatgaaaaatcaccaaaaatgaaatcttcgacgaccgaattggaaaatttcagacAGAAAATGTCCACAgtaaaaaatccccgaattatggagttcccgaatttaaacatgaagaaaagaattttcgatcaatattatttatttattaaaaatacaataattaaataattttattaaattattgtttgaatttaaaagaataataattgtttaaattttttttaatactatgtatattaccaaataaaatttttcaggcagtaataaacatattttttaataattgtttttttaaatttcaaaacataattttttaaactttaaacatttaaaaaatgtatttgatacaaGTATTCgattatggtattttaaataaataaataatctttaatgaacaacaattttttccattgtttaaattcagaaattttctagttctgatattttataattcagcaattttctgcgGAGATTTTCGAATTCAGTAATATCTTTGGGCGCAGTCCCATGGAGGGTAGGCATTCAGTTgtccgaaatttcattttccctaaaAGTCATTTTGCCGAAAAAATCACTATGTTTAAGGACGGTGTAGACATAAATCACAGAGGGGATCCCGCATTCAATCACAATCATTACACAAACAGACGTTTGGTGGCGTTCATGAGGATTCTTTGACATTTACATTTGCTTCAACTCTTAAATTCCAGAGAGAACTTTAAAAACTAGGCAACTGATAAGTGAATACATGAATAAGTAACACTAATAAATATAAGacaatattgaaataataaaatatctatatatctatatatGGTTACAGATGTTTGGAATCTCgttttgattttgacttaaattaaatcgtgtaaattattattcagcaatgaaaaatgaatatttatatgactgaaaaataataagatgttGGTTTCTCAAATATTCccctgttttcaaatatttcggaaatatttcaatgtgctttaaaaaaatggcatttttaataaattaaaaatattttacaaagacataaatgatttcccaagaatttcaataatttaccaaatattattaaatatttcgaaaaattttcaaaggtttcttcgcaaatgtttccaaagatttccgaaagatttcaatgatctcCCAAAGGTATAAAAGGTTTcacatatttcgaaaagatttggaatagaattagaatattttacaagtacatcaatgatttcccaaagatttcaataattttgcaaatattaccaaatgtttcaaaattatttcaaatatttattaaatatttcaaaaagatttcacaaagattataatgattttcaaaagttaaaaaaaatgtcgcaaagattttgaatggattaaaaagatGTCAccaagatttaaatgattttcaaaagacttcataaagatttcaatcatttttacaaatatgaccaaacatttcaacaatatttcaaagatttcaataattttacaagtgtttcaaaaatatttcaaagatttccagatttcagaaagaactcaatgatttcccaaacatttggattatttcgcaaagatttaaacaatttccaaaacataccaagtaattcaaaaatatttgaaatattttataaatatttcaatgattttccaaagattgaaatatttcgcaaagatttcacaaacattgaaataatttcctaacgatatctcgaagatttgaaaggtttcgcaaagattttggatagatataaaggatttcatagactctaatgattttttaaagattgcaaaaattaccatttttaaaaagatttcaattaatttccaaagatttcaaagattttaaatatttcataaggatttcggatagatataaaagatttcattaagatttcaatatgctttcccaaagatttaaataatttgaaacatattagctaatatttataaacttttaaaaatatttcgcaaatatttcggatagattattaatatttcacagagacatacattcttttcaaaatattttaggtagattttttaagaaactaaaatGACCTGATGAATTTgatcattcgatttcagaggggAGCAAGTCAATACTTTGCTCCTCCCTGATCGATTCCTGGTGGATTTCTggataataatattctaatattgttaaaagttatgTGACAGTTCAATCTACGAATTAAAAGTAAAAGTCTTTTTTAGAACAAGTTTATTGTTTCTATTGTCCAAAACTCTTCTTCCTTGTATTAGTGaaagaagattaaatatttattactaaaCACCACCTTACGTAAATACCCCATGGAGGTAGTATAGTAGAATAGGGAAACAGTTTAGACGAATGAGGAGACTGCGAGAGCTTGTGCAGGTACATCATtggtcaaaactgttccactattctactaatctatCTTCATGAGACTGCATCCTAACtctccggaattttatttttcgtcaacTTTTCGATTcgaaagttttatatttcggcctttttataatttccggaattttattattcaggaattttaaaattcatgaattttacagTGGCGGGaactttatttttcggtatttttcagttgcttcttccgaaaaataaaattcccatcattgtataaaaattctcaaaattctggacaatttataatattactgaatttgagaattcccgacagaattttgttgttgttgaaaaagttaaacaaagtttctataattaaaatttttgattattgtatttttaataaataagtaatattaattaaagcataattttcttaactgctacaattcgggaattttctagtttgcatgttttataattggacagcattcggtctggaattttattattagggaattttcaagttcaataatattgtaaactgtccagaattttataattctggaatttttaaattcaggattttcagatttcggcattttataatttcaggaagttcacagtgtcgggaatttcactattcgagatttttcagtgctaaaaatatttcaaaactttttaaaagattgataaaattgtaaaagaaaatctggaagattttgaggcaattttttcgaattttacaaaaattttacgataaaatttatattatttgcattttaaaacttatgccatataacttacgtaaatatttcaagtaggctgtatcaattataatattttacagctcattttaaaatatattttatggaacatgatatattttatgaatgcgccagtgaaattctgttcgtctaatttttgttgtcaatgcgaaacgtaatctggcttagaactgccgtcttaacatctaaaaaccgaaagaacaattttcctgccatttggaatcataattataattttataagaatgttagaatatataataattaagaaattggacaatacatacgagaacttgattagacgaatagtataaaaaatccatagaaattgcagactccagaaataaaaaaaataaataatatcaaagaactatatatagatattgcactaaaagttttatcagtttgaataaaaatataatattagagagtgaaaaaagtataacttataaaagaatataaattagaagaaataattttaaaattagaagaaaatatatgacgaaataaaaaatacgcataGCCTTTCATCTCTGGCATTTAATAaagtaaccatgttttgcaaagttattaatgtgaagaaaatttaagtgggtatttactttcaatttagatggttcatgtccgagctaagttaccataagtgcGCGTCGAGGGGCCTACTGAAATATGGGTGCTATATACGggttgcggtgggtagaggggaactgacaaattttcgccggacgcgccgtctacatttgtcgcgggtaactaagcccgcaccgcatctacgcttataatatctttgccttaCCGTGTATTTTTAGATCACGGGCACATCCATGATGTAATAGAGAAAGGTGTGCTCCCTTGGAAGACGAATTTTTGCCCGGTTCTGCGCACTTCCAAAACGCCACCATATTGAAGAATCCACCAATCTGATGAATTTGCGCGAAATCAAATTTCAAAGCAAggaaaataaagtaatatttttctattcgcttaaaacttgcagaaaaaatgtatgaatcgTTTTGTTAATCTTAAATATGAactgtattataaaaattttcaactatagaatgtatacaaatggaataatgaaaaatatgtgaaCTACAATCGTACAAAAATCATGCCGTCGATGtgaatgaaactgtttttagtAGAACggaatttcttaaatgaaaataagacttttttaacatatttatttgaacaaaataaatatataacaaaaaagttataaatatattttatgaacttataaatatttaagaaatatgctTTCTATTGGCTGCGGTGCGTGCAGCAATGCGAATAACTGGGTTAGATTCTTTTCTTAATCTACCatgaaattcgtttaaaattatttccagtaTATAAGATACATTTAGCATATTTTGGGACTCTTATGATTTCTTTATAACTTTTTACTTTTGAATAATCTAGCAGCAAATGCCAATGTAATTATATTACGTAGTACTGAAAGTTTGAATTCCCGCAAAACTTTCTGATTAGTTTATTTCTCAATATGGCGGATTTTCGGAAGTTTTTTTCACTGGTCATGCGCGGTAACACACCTTTCTCTATTTCATCATGGACGCATCCTTCCCTAGACTCCTAGAGGATCCTTACTTCGAAGTTCAAATCCCAATACTACTTTGTGGGTCTCCTTTCTGCTTATTCTGTTCCGTGGTCAAATGCAACAATAAACAtactttattcatatttttcgtaattttcagaATAGAAATAGGTTCGAAATTAATCCGTTTAATAGTTTATTAGTGCAAGATACAAGAAATGGACTTTAATCTaagaattaaattagaaatttacaaaatgtgTGATACTAacttgaaattttcttctttaacgATTCATCCAatcgaaatattaaattaatgtcACCCTCTTATTTATAATTtgcatctattaaaaaaaataggcagCATAATAATATTATAGGTTAGGTATTCGATTTCTGGTAAACGAATCTTACGGATGAAACTAGGCCTTTTTGACGCAACTTTCAGTTATTTACCCGCATTTACAGGTACTTCTGAAAGCACCTGTCAGTCCGAAAGCAtcagttgttttaaaaataaagtgtttttgCTACGTGTCAATAAGGTAAGCAGTGAACATTCTGCTACACAAAAAATCGATTAGATTGTTTTGACACTTTTTAAGGAAGGTATCCCTAAAAATAGAAAGGTAAGATCCTCAAAGTATATTTACGCACCGACATTTTTCTAGCATCTACCAGAATGATTTTATCTTACTCGAgaggaaaaaatctttttggaaattctattctagagaaaggaaaaagtttttctcttcaTTTTAGCAATGCGGCAGCTAAAGGGCAAAACAAAAGAGACGAGCAAACAGAAAAAGGAACGTAAAAAGGAATTCGTGGAAAACAAACAGCGAGTATTTTCTGTCGTTTTGCCGACACTGGCAGCAATTGCTGCTTTGATAGCTGCCTATGTCTACATTAAGACCCGTCCAAAAGCCGTCGATTTCTAATCAGAATGTATTTTatcaatgtttttcatttaaaaattttaatcttaaaattttaattattaaatattaatttttaaattttaattaccagAAACTGCccatatttttgtaataatttttagaaaaacttattttattgtaaggtttgaaaacatttaaaaaaaaatagaattgaaatttaataattaagtttttgtttgttGATAGAGAATCCGTGAGGAAGTATGTATGTtgctgaaaaaaaaagaattgttattaTCATACGTCTCTTGGTTTTTAAAATAGCTGATGagaattatacataaaaatgaggaaaaaaaatCGAGAACTGTAAAGTATGGGTCCAAGATgaaatatatttgtataaaaaaatatttcgtgcaTTAATTTCGTCTAGAAAtagtgaaaaattgagttttagaacgttttaaaataGGGGAAAATTGATTTCTGCGAAGTTTCCACGtttatttacttttcaactgAGCAAGCAGCCTCGTCCAATCAGAGTTGACCACGCGTGGAGGTGATACGCGGAACGCAGTGATTCTTACACTTGTGTCAGTTCTTTAAAAATGGCCGCGGGAGGAAGTTGGGAACATTTGTTCCTTCTGCTTTTTCTATTATTAACCTCGTATTTAAATCTTGCTCAAGGTAAAGTTTCAACATTTctatatttaaaggttttaaatttaataaaaacttgttatttttttttgtttcttaaaaaatgtatattttcgagaCAATCGCGgtcaattgttattaaaaatacgtGACTACGGACATTTTTGACACGTTTTCAGTATTCAGAAacacatttatttctttttttttgtgtgtgaattTTCTCTTTCCGGTGGCAAAAAGATTGTagtgtaaacataacctcacttGCTTTGATCCCTTTTGAAAATAACCagaattaactaaattttttaattctggcgtacggaattttgttatttttgcagCCAAAGGAACCAAGTACGTAACATGTGGTTcagttttaaagttattaaatacTGATTATAAAGTGAGGTTGCACTCTCATGATATAAAATATGGAACTGGAAGTGGACAACAGTCAGTAACAGGAACGGAGGCCAAAGAAGATGGAAATTCGCATTGGTTAATTAAAGCTGAAACTGGAAAAGAGTGTGGACGAGGGTAATTTCCTATTCTTTTACAGCATTCCCCATAAAAAAATCATGGGCGCGTTCATATATCACGTGACATTATTTTCTacttttcacccccccccccccccccccccccccccccccccccctcggtgTAAGAGACCGCAATAGTGTCCCAACTAACCGCGAttacgaaaataaattatatttttagggcCATTTTTTCCTGGAATTTGAccgattttagaagaaaaatctgtcaaaGTTCAATCAATTCTGATAGAtatcaaattacatgaatttttaactaaattgtggaATTGTGAAGTAtggaagataaatttgcaaccaaatatctgcattttcaactaaaaaatattcttgttttaaTCAAGAATGGGATAAATTAATTCTCagttccaaaaattatattttaacaaacaaaaatgaatttttaagaaaatagttcaagtttcaagtagaatagttatattttcagtacaaaaaattaattttaaaatgaaaaaacaacgaattttcgagacgactgaaaaatcccgaaaaataaaattaccgacacTGTAAagttcccgaattagaaaattgccaaaaaataaaaataccgaattggaaaattcaagaatttaaacaattacaatttttttacaaatatatttgatTGATTGCAGTGTATTATTTCAGCAACTCAGTAGCtgcaaactaaatttttattttttaaatttggaaattggattttttgaaaacttataaatttgCCCCTCGAGCCAAAAAAGCACTCTATTTTCATCGTATCTTATGACGTTTTTTCAAAAGagatatatataaatttaaaattcaatttttgtgaacGCTTTTTATATACTGTATTCAAATTctatgcacattaaaaaaaatgtgccccccagaaatattttatttaaaattattgttattttaaattaaaacaattttcgaaattttaaattattgaaaaaattatatttcattattgtatttgtaatcaataaaatatatttataaaaaattgcaaatgtttaattttttgaattttacaattcgggaattttataattcggcaattttattattcgggaattttctaatttgaaaattttacagtatcgggaattttatttttcgggatttttccgTCGTCccgaattttcagtttaaatttatactaaagtcatgaattattttcaactaattaatgtcaaataaaaaacaattttcaagaaagtagtttatttttcaatcaaaagagatgaattttcgattaaaatgatcattctttaaaaggaatacttaaattttcaattaaaaaaggtaagtTCCAAgcaagaaaattcgttttctaaacaaaaaaacaactatttttctacaaactacatgaatgtttaactgaaaatgtccattttcgatcaagaatggaatagataaatttccacttaaaataatttattatcgaccaagaaaaaaagtttcaataaaataattaaatttttaatcaaagcgatgaattttcaagtaaaattataaatattcaacaggaatcattcaattttcagttcataaaattaaatctaaaaaaaaaacaaaaaaaattaaccaaatttgtagttaaagtttcagctgaaatagctaaattttcagtacaaaaaaataatttaagaataatattcaacaagtatttaaatttccaaccgaaagagattaattttcaattaaaagtttcattttctacaaaaatagaNNNNNNNNNNNNNNNNNNNNNNNNNNNNNNNNNNNNNNNNNNNNNNNNNNNNNNNNNNNNNNNNNNNNNNNNNNNNNNNNNNNNNNNNNNNNNNNNNNNNcttgaaaattcatcgctttgattaaaaatttaattattttattgaaactttttttcttggtcgataataaattattttaagtggaaatttatctattccattgttaaattaattaattattttaaaaattgaactatacttcaattatcaaaaagttaacaataattgatttgttaagacgattctaaatccgttcaaaatttaagaattttcagagttcaatgttaaaaattaaactggttcaGTTCAagactaaattatttttaatagaaagccttgaatcgttaaaatttcaaggagcttttaaactttgaacattacGATTTTCATTAttctacttgaaaaataattaatttgcaagtgaaattgttgaattttcatttcttgttttttatgttttaaaatttaacttcaatttttgatagaaaatgtacattttttagttgaaaattcaactttgttgaaaattcatctcattttttAGCAAGTTAATCCTTTTGGGAATGttctcttttttgataaaaattagatgtgtttacttttgtaaaaaattcgtcgtttttggtagaaaatttgttttgtcatttaaaaatttgactgattgGTTGCTAGTTCatgcattgttaaaaaaaaatgcatttgttgtagcaaatcaattttttctttgaaatcctactgttaggttgaaaattgaatttgattggatttaaaataaaaatattttttagtagaaatattgagtattacattttacgttgaaaattcatatactttgttaaaaatttaccgttttttttcttcatttttgtcatgaaagtgtaactattttgtttttggttaaaatttgatcttttttattttaaaaattcaactacgtatttggtcgaaaatttaagtaatttgttgaaatttcgtcttttttggttgaaaattcaactattcagttaaaatgcatttattttgttgaaagttcatcttttttttttagaatatcaatctttttggtcgaaaattcaactatttcgttcaaagttTTGACTCCGCCCCcaacttaaaattaaagagtattatttgaaacgttttgaaacttggaaaaaatgtcagaatattttatacttattcggaaatctttcaaagtatattttaaaaacttcaaaatttgctgtaaaatcttcaaaaaaccactcttttaaataagttaaaaatttttttttttaaattaaaaatttttttctcaataccTTTTaagataattagaattttttctaaagttttaaaaaatgaatacagttttcgtcaaatttttcagaatctttcgtgatgattttggaaatctttttgaatgttttgaaatctttctatatATTATcttaaggtaaattttttaacacaaaaaattattcaaaatttttttcagaaatataaaaaaaatgcttttcttttcttgaagaattttaaaattcttaaaatacttattaatttctttttgaaaatcatcaaaaatctatattttgttttaaataaattaaattggtattttttcaaaacttctaagtgTCTATTCAACATATTcgagttttttctcaaattttgtgatcttgaaaaattgacaaattttgtttcgaaatatcCTACATTCTTTTCCAGAATTTTAGGAActctttttaaaactgtttatatattttgtttaaattaattttttggttacataaaaaatttggctatattaaaaaataatacattttttatcagtaATGTTAagcaaaattcagaaataatttttatcgtcaaataaaaaatgcaatattgttGCCTTTACTATTAAAGGCTcacttgaaatttaacttttatctgttagaaagaaatgtttagaattaaaatttcttattggaaaaataagatttgcagaattttaaaaagttcaaaagaacAAACTGAAACACCTATTTTTCTGGATAGAATTTATTCTTCTACTAATTTttctataatcattttaaataatcgcaaaaaaatttgaagaaaattattataggatttattctgattttcctaTATGTagtataaaatgtagaaaaagtaGAGGCATTTTGTAAGCAATTTTCAATTCACAGAAAGCCAATAAAATGTGGAGATGTCATTCGATTGGAACACGTCGCAACTAGAAAAAATCTTCATTCGCACCACGTTAGTTCTCCACTAAGCAGTAAACAAGAAGTTTCTGCTTATGGCGATAGTAGAGGAGAAGGAGATTCCGGAGATCACTGGGTTGTAGTTTGTGATTCAGATTTTTGGGAAAGAGACGATTCAGTCATGTTCCAACACGTCGATACTGACACGTAAGattaattccgtttttttttttacataaaatatttattaaaccaGAACTAAAACTAGAAATTAtcctttatttagaaaaaaaccggttcattttttaatttatttttacaattaaataatagttttgaaattcagaatttaccctaaaccttttttttttttttatcaaaatttaattatttttatgaaaaatttttggttgtaaattattttttttttactggaaattaacCTATTCCATGTTTCGTTTAATATTTgttcttcttcagttaaaaattcagctaaaaTTTCCAGTATTttgtctattatattttttgtcgaaaatttatcttttttatggccatttaatttttttgtttgtaattttatatgatttttttaaattcgtcttttttttggtagaaaattcgtcttatgggttaaaaatttatttttgggttaaagattcattattatagttgaaaattaatttctttgcgtaaaaatttaactgttttgttgaaaatttctctatttttttaaaaaacttttctaaccgaatagttgaatttacaaccaaagaaggtgaattttcaaccaaagatggaaattaattttgtgcaaaaataaatacttttta carries:
- the LOC117167793 gene encoding stromal cell-derived factor 2-like isoform X3 → MRQLKGKTKETSKQKKERKKEFVENKQRVFSVVLPTLAAIAALIAAYVYIKTPKGTKYVTCGSVLKLLNTDYKVRLHSHDIKYGTGSGQQSVTGTEAKEDGNSHWLIKAETGKECGRGKPIKCGDVIRLEHVATRKNLHSHHVSSPLSSKQEVSAYGDSRGEGDSGDHWVVVCDSDFWERDDSVMFQHVDTDTYLSVTGRQYGSPIVGQIEVAGEYSPYNAQWKAMEGFFIHPSDFKSQHYEHTEL
- the LOC117167793 gene encoding single-pass membrane and coiled-coil domain-containing protein 4-like isoform X2: MRQLKGKTKETSKQKKERKKEFVENKQRVFSVVLPTLAAIAALIAAYVYIKTRPKAVDF
- the LOC117167793 gene encoding stromal cell-derived factor 2-like isoform X1: MAAGGSWEHLFLLLFLLLTSYLNLAQAKGTKYVTCGSVLKLLNTDYKVRLHSHDIKYGTGSGQQSVTGTEAKEDGNSHWLIKAETGKECGRGKPIKCGDVIRLEHVATRKNLHSHHVSSPLSSKQEVSAYGDSRGEGDSGDHWVVVCDSDFWERDDSVMFQHVDTDTYLSVTGRQYGSPIVGQIEVAGEYSPYNAQWKAMEGFFIHPSDFKSQHYEHTEL